One genomic region from Candidatus Krumholzibacteriia bacterium encodes:
- a CDS encoding DUF72 domain-containing protein, which translates to MRIHTGTSGYAYKEWKPLFYPPDLPGSAMLRFYGERLGTVEVNNTFYRMPSKKLLQGWCDEVPPEFLFAVKATRRVTHFRRLRDVGSELDFLFGNLAALAGRLGAVLFQLPPNLHCDLPLLQDFLAQLAPHVRCAMEFREPSWFDDAVYAALRDSGVALCAMEEEDLEAQVVPTAKFGYFRLRRGLYGAQELLAWVERIRAQPWEEVFVYFKHDTAAPNLAQEFVGLLGS; encoded by the coding sequence ATGCGCATTCACACCGGCACGAGCGGCTACGCCTACAAGGAGTGGAAGCCGCTCTTCTACCCGCCGGACTTGCCGGGCTCGGCCATGCTGCGTTTCTACGGCGAGCGCCTTGGGACGGTGGAGGTCAACAACACCTTTTATCGCATGCCGTCGAAGAAGTTGCTCCAAGGCTGGTGCGACGAGGTGCCGCCGGAGTTCCTCTTCGCCGTCAAGGCGACGCGGCGGGTGACACATTTCCGGCGCCTGCGCGACGTGGGCAGCGAGCTGGATTTCCTCTTCGGCAATCTGGCGGCCCTGGCCGGACGGCTCGGCGCCGTGCTCTTCCAGCTGCCGCCCAACCTGCACTGCGATCTTCCCTTGCTGCAGGATTTCCTCGCCCAGCTGGCGCCGCACGTGCGCTGCGCCATGGAGTTCCGCGAGCCCTCGTGGTTCGACGATGCCGTCTATGCGGCGCTGCGCGACAGCGGTGTGGCCCTCTGCGCCATGGAGGAGGAAGACCTGGAGGCGCAGGTGGTGCCCACGGCGAAATTCGGCTACTTCCGTTTGCGGCGCGGACTGTACGGCGCCCAGGAGTTGCTAGCCTGGGTCGAGCGCATCCGCGCCCAGCCCTGGGAAGAGGTGTTCGTCTACTTCAAGCACGACACGGCGGCACCGAACCTGGCCCAGGAATTCGTCGGCTTGCTCGGGAGCTGA
- a CDS encoding ThiF family adenylyltransferase: MSDVEVTVVGAGRAGSQIALVLAMLGLRLRLYDGDRLGAENQGLQLYRKRDVVAGRKKVTALRGLLQAIVPGSRVCVHPVRFTAGPRQPRSPLVVLAVDTMAARRLLWEQLRGDAGLLLLLDLRLGRGLLRLHEVRPGDPEDVAAYEASLCDDSAAAPGDCSDEAATHAAAAGAALVGGAVRAFVEGLPHPRWIGLDLDRALWASGPRS; encoded by the coding sequence GTGAGCGACGTCGAGGTCACCGTGGTCGGCGCCGGTCGCGCCGGCTCGCAGATCGCTCTCGTACTCGCCATGCTCGGTCTCCGGCTCCGCCTCTACGACGGTGATCGGCTCGGGGCGGAGAATCAGGGCCTGCAGCTGTATCGCAAGCGCGACGTGGTTGCCGGGCGGAAAAAGGTGACGGCGCTGCGCGGTCTGCTGCAGGCCATCGTTCCCGGCAGTCGTGTGTGCGTGCACCCGGTGCGGTTCACAGCGGGCCCGCGTCAGCCGCGTTCTCCCCTCGTCGTGCTCGCCGTGGACACCATGGCGGCACGACGGCTGCTCTGGGAGCAGCTGCGCGGCGACGCGGGGCTGCTTCTGTTGCTGGACCTACGCCTCGGACGCGGCCTCCTCCGCTTGCACGAGGTGCGACCCGGAGATCCGGAGGACGTGGCAGCCTACGAGGCTTCCCTCTGCGACGACAGCGCGGCGGCGCCCGGCGATTGCAGCGACGAGGCGGCGACCCACGCTGCCGCCGCCGGCGCCGCGCTCGTGGGCGGCGCCGTCCGCGCTTTCGTCGAGGGCTTGCCGCACCCGCGCTGGATCGGTCTCGATCTCGACCGCGCTCTCTGGGCTTCCGGCCCGCGCTCGTAA
- a CDS encoding FtsX-like permease family protein, translating to MRSVAFVVACLVACWLGAPRCAAAAAPLTEVVVSDRTAAALGLATGDTLEIGADAAMRRSRRFVVGGIYRPTADPFEVGFEQLHVVLHLPDLEWLTGPPDRVDRFAVRLQDPTQAQQVADEIAGLGLGIAAYTSTEVAARNSSTFVVISQFHKAIGFVSMLAGLVFLVAIMVLKVETMRRELGMLRLIGISRRTVTRSVLLIAALVSLLGSIVGIGLARIAVAIINPASQARYDTDLVFARLTPEIVLLAVGLSIPAGLLAGWLVARHIVHRNPLDSIGR from the coding sequence ATGCGCAGTGTCGCTTTCGTCGTCGCTTGCCTCGTCGCCTGCTGGCTCGGCGCCCCTCGGTGCGCCGCCGCCGCAGCGCCGCTGACGGAGGTCGTGGTCAGCGACCGCACCGCAGCGGCGCTCGGCCTGGCCACGGGGGACACGCTGGAGATCGGCGCCGACGCCGCCATGCGGCGCAGCCGGCGCTTCGTCGTGGGTGGGATCTACCGGCCGACGGCGGATCCCTTCGAGGTAGGCTTCGAGCAACTGCACGTGGTCCTGCACTTGCCCGATCTCGAGTGGCTCACCGGGCCGCCGGACCGCGTCGATCGCTTCGCCGTGCGCCTGCAGGATCCGACGCAGGCGCAGCAAGTCGCGGACGAGATCGCGGGCCTGGGTCTCGGCATCGCCGCCTACACTTCGACCGAAGTGGCGGCGCGCAACTCCTCCACTTTCGTGGTCATCTCGCAATTCCACAAAGCCATCGGCTTCGTCTCCATGCTCGCCGGCCTGGTCTTCCTCGTCGCCATCATGGTCCTCAAGGTGGAGACCATGCGCCGCGAGCTCGGCATGCTGCGGCTCATCGGCATCTCGCGGCGCACGGTGACACGGAGCGTGCTCCTCATCGCCGCGCTCGTCTCGCTCCTCGGCAGCATCGTCGGCATCGGCCTCGCACGGATCGCCGTGGCCATCATCAACCCGGCCTCGCAGGCGCGCTACGACACGGACTTGGTCTTTGCCCGCCTGACGCCAGAGATCGTGCTCCTCGCCGTCGGTCTGTCGATCCCGGCCGGTCTCCTGGCCGGCTGGCTCGTGGCCCGGCACATCGTGCATCGGAACCCGCTCGATTCCATCGGCAGGTGA
- a CDS encoding ABC transporter permease produces MIGFLAIRGLWRHRVRTLLGVLGVGVAGALLLDMQMLSRGLQVSLRRILENIGYEVRVTPRGTLPFETDATFPGGHRLAAAIAADPRVDHVAPVLGGTVYAARPRGAPVAAFVYGMDPPTVALWRVDAGTDLVADDSTHAVVSHNLATALGIGLGDTLVAAAEYAAPVGMLRSPQAFVVSGLATFHFDLRTQRSLAVGARSAQVLRGETVRDGLSLLAVALREDGGEDHTARGSSTGGGNSAGRGSSADRGEAVAAWIRDTFPEVEAYSVAEALDAVQGQLAYFNLFSLVLGTVSMVVCVLLVGTMVALSLGERLGEIAILRAIGLRRRRLITMVFLESLGLVVLSLPVAFGAGQVISLWLDAILTRAPSIPVDLSFFVFTPRAALRTLVLLLVAGSVAGLYPAFLVARLAIAPTLHREVTG; encoded by the coding sequence GTGATCGGTTTCCTGGCGATTCGTGGACTCTGGCGTCACCGGGTGCGCACGCTCCTCGGTGTCCTGGGTGTCGGCGTCGCTGGAGCGCTGCTCCTCGACATGCAGATGCTGTCGCGGGGGCTGCAGGTGAGTCTGCGCCGTATCCTGGAGAACATCGGCTACGAGGTGCGGGTGACGCCGCGTGGCACGCTGCCCTTCGAAACCGACGCCACCTTCCCTGGCGGCCACCGCCTCGCCGCTGCCATCGCCGCCGATCCGCGGGTGGATCACGTGGCTCCCGTACTCGGGGGCACGGTCTACGCCGCGCGGCCGCGGGGCGCCCCGGTGGCGGCCTTCGTCTACGGCATGGATCCGCCGACGGTCGCCCTCTGGCGCGTCGATGCAGGCACCGACCTCGTCGCAGACGACAGCACGCACGCCGTGGTCAGCCACAACTTGGCGACGGCGCTCGGCATCGGCTTGGGCGACACTCTCGTCGCCGCGGCGGAGTACGCGGCGCCGGTCGGGATGCTGCGGTCGCCGCAGGCCTTCGTCGTGTCCGGGTTGGCCACCTTCCACTTCGACCTGCGCACGCAGAGAAGTCTCGCGGTGGGTGCACGCTCAGCGCAGGTCCTGCGCGGCGAGACCGTCCGCGATGGTCTCTCGCTCCTCGCGGTGGCGCTGCGCGAGGACGGCGGCGAGGACCACACGGCCCGTGGCAGCAGCACGGGCGGTGGGAACAGCGCCGGTCGCGGAAGCAGTGCGGACCGCGGCGAGGCCGTGGCGGCGTGGATCCGGGACACCTTTCCCGAAGTCGAGGCTTACTCCGTGGCCGAAGCCCTCGACGCCGTGCAAGGGCAGCTGGCCTATTTCAATCTCTTCTCGCTCGTCCTCGGCACGGTGAGCATGGTGGTGTGCGTGCTCCTCGTCGGCACCATGGTGGCTCTCTCCCTCGGCGAGCGTCTCGGCGAGATCGCCATCCTGCGTGCGATCGGCCTGCGCCGCCGCCGCCTGATCACCATGGTGTTCCTGGAGAGCCTAGGCCTCGTCGTCCTCTCCCTCCCCGTCGCCTTCGGTGCCGGGCAGGTCATCTCCTTGTGGCTGGACGCAATCCTCACCCGCGCCCCCAGCATCCCCGTGGACCTGAGCTTCTTCGTCTTCACGCCGCGGGCGGCGCTCAGGACCTTGGTCCTGCTGCTCGTCGCCGGTTCCGTGGCGGGGCTGTATCCGGCCTTCCTCGTGGCGCGCTTGGCCATTGCGCCGACCCTGCATCGTGAGGTGACGGGATGA
- a CDS encoding ABC transporter ATP-binding protein, translating to MSEKRPQSQPLVVPRDHPRPQPLVQARDLGKDYVLDGHTIHALRSATLSVHPGDFVSIMGPSGCGKSTLLHLFGAVDVPTSGELQLFGRDAARLNDAERTELRLLHLGFVFQRFFLLPMLTAAENVALPLMEARLPKKKREERLREVLDTVGLGHRLRHKPGQLSGGEQQRVAIARALANHPQLLLADEPTGELDEATGEQIASLLAALHARGLAIVLVTHNPDLAGRATRHLRMRDGHIEGD from the coding sequence ATGAGCGAGAAGCGCCCGCAGTCGCAGCCTCTCGTTGTGCCGCGGGATCACCCTCGGCCCCAGCCTCTCGTCCAGGCGCGGGACCTGGGCAAGGACTACGTGCTCGACGGACACACCATCCATGCGTTGCGCTCTGCCACGCTCTCCGTGCACCCCGGTGACTTCGTTTCCATCATGGGTCCGTCCGGATGCGGCAAGTCCACCTTGCTGCACCTTTTCGGCGCCGTGGATGTGCCCACCTCCGGCGAGCTCCAGCTCTTCGGTCGCGATGCCGCGCGCTTGAACGACGCCGAGCGCACCGAGCTCCGGCTCCTGCATCTGGGCTTCGTCTTCCAGCGCTTTTTCCTGCTCCCCATGTTGACTGCAGCCGAGAACGTCGCCCTGCCACTCATGGAAGCCCGCCTACCCAAGAAGAAGCGGGAGGAAAGGCTCCGCGAGGTCCTCGACACCGTGGGACTCGGCCACCGGTTGCGCCACAAACCCGGTCAGCTCTCCGGCGGCGAGCAGCAGCGCGTGGCCATCGCGCGGGCCCTCGCCAACCACCCACAACTGCTCCTGGCCGACGAGCCCACCGGGGAGCTCGACGAAGCGACGGGGGAGCAGATCGCTTCCCTGCTGGCGGCGCTGCATGCACGCGGCCTGGCCATCGTGCTCGTGACGCACAACCCCGATCTCGCCGGCCGGGCGACGCGGCATCTGCGCATGCGCGACGGTCACATCGAAGGAGATTGA
- a CDS encoding protein kinase produces MGVERGQMLSHYRILAKLGEGGMGEVYRARDENLDRDVAIKILPSGTLTDDQTRKRFRKEAKTLSQLNHPHIATVHDFATEDGVDFLVMEYVEGMTLAAKLLGGVLPVDDVLCMGSEIADALEDAHERGIVHRDLKPGNIGLTLKGHVKVLDFGLAKVLGPLPDTATTESLTGGLAIAGTLPYMAPEQLRGGTVDHRSDLYALGAVLYEMATGRRAFAHGAAPVLIENILHGVPEAPSRLRPEIPPGLERVILKCLEKVPELRYQTARELLVDLRRMSTPSLSAERTRGPRKRLARPLLATGGLAVLLVGLAAILLSLNVHGWRDRLLGGFREESGAPRVPSAQKTGVASIAVLPFVDMSAEKDQEYFSDGMAEELINGLAQIPGLRVTGRTSAFSFKGKNEDLRVIGQKLNVGAILEGSVRKAGNRVRITAQLVNAADGFHLWSEAYDRTLDDIFAVQEDIARSVTGALRVALAVEPGTGLRSRGGSDNVNAYNAYLQAEYFFKRANWSKGDLEKALGYYEQALALDPGYALAWAGLGLIKSVMAGFGTLPVEEGSRQAREALERALALDANLAEAHGGLATIKMMHDWDWAGMEAEYQRAIDLAPGNANLLGGAATAFGVVGRFEEAVALFRRALEVDPLSAGNWVLLGCTLLNAGRLEEAEAALKKGVELNPGYAGAFSFLGRVYLSEGRPAAALVEVQRETQPVWRLQGLALVHHALGRKKEADAALAELVERFQNDWAVQIAEAYAFRGETDRAFEWLERAFVQHEPGLPWVKTSTSFKSLQSDPRYAAFLERLGLPL; encoded by the coding sequence TTGGGAGTCGAGCGCGGCCAGATGCTCTCGCACTACCGCATCCTCGCCAAGCTGGGTGAGGGTGGCATGGGTGAGGTCTACCGCGCCCGGGACGAGAATCTGGACCGAGACGTCGCCATCAAGATCCTTCCCAGCGGCACACTGACGGACGATCAGACCCGCAAGCGCTTCCGGAAGGAAGCCAAGACGCTGTCCCAGCTCAATCACCCGCACATCGCCACGGTGCACGACTTCGCCACAGAAGACGGCGTGGACTTCTTGGTCATGGAGTACGTGGAGGGGATGACGCTCGCCGCGAAGCTCTTGGGCGGCGTGCTGCCGGTGGACGACGTGCTGTGTATGGGAAGCGAGATTGCCGACGCGCTGGAGGACGCGCATGAGCGCGGCATCGTCCACCGGGACCTCAAACCGGGGAACATCGGTCTCACGCTCAAGGGGCACGTCAAAGTGCTGGACTTCGGTTTGGCGAAGGTCCTGGGGCCGCTGCCCGACACCGCGACGACCGAGAGCCTGACCGGAGGCCTCGCCATTGCAGGCACCCTGCCGTACATGGCTCCGGAGCAGCTGCGGGGCGGCACCGTCGATCACCGGAGCGACCTGTACGCGCTCGGCGCGGTTCTCTACGAGATGGCTACCGGCCGGCGGGCATTCGCCCATGGGGCGGCGCCTGTTCTCATCGAGAACATCCTGCACGGCGTGCCCGAGGCGCCCAGCCGGTTGAGGCCGGAGATTCCTCCCGGGCTCGAGCGAGTGATTCTGAAGTGTCTCGAGAAGGTCCCGGAGCTGCGCTACCAAACGGCGCGCGAGCTCCTCGTGGACCTGCGCCGCATGAGCACTCCATCGCTGAGCGCCGAGCGGACCCGCGGTCCCAGAAAGCGCCTGGCGCGGCCGCTGCTCGCGACCGGCGGACTCGCCGTGCTTCTCGTAGGCCTGGCGGCCATTCTGCTCAGCCTGAACGTCCATGGCTGGCGGGATAGGCTGCTCGGCGGGTTCCGCGAGGAGTCGGGCGCGCCACGCGTTCCATCGGCACAGAAGACCGGTGTGGCCTCCATCGCCGTTCTCCCCTTCGTCGACATGAGCGCCGAGAAGGACCAGGAGTACTTCTCCGATGGCATGGCGGAGGAACTGATCAACGGGCTGGCTCAAATCCCGGGGTTGCGAGTGACGGGCAGGACTTCGGCCTTCTCGTTCAAGGGCAAGAACGAGGACCTGCGGGTGATTGGCCAAAAGCTGAACGTGGGGGCGATCCTCGAGGGCAGCGTCCGCAAGGCGGGCAATCGAGTGCGGATCACGGCGCAGCTCGTGAATGCGGCCGACGGTTTCCACCTCTGGTCGGAGGCCTATGACCGGACGCTCGACGACATTTTCGCGGTGCAGGAGGACATCGCACGGTCGGTCACTGGAGCGCTCAGGGTGGCGCTGGCAGTCGAGCCAGGAACGGGGCTGAGATCACGCGGCGGGAGCGACAACGTCAACGCCTACAACGCCTACCTCCAGGCGGAGTACTTCTTCAAGCGAGCCAACTGGAGCAAGGGGGACCTCGAGAAGGCGCTCGGCTATTACGAGCAGGCGCTCGCGCTCGATCCCGGCTACGCCCTGGCATGGGCTGGATTGGGACTCATCAAGAGCGTCATGGCAGGCTTCGGCACGCTGCCCGTAGAAGAGGGGTCTCGGCAAGCGCGGGAGGCGCTGGAACGGGCGCTGGCACTCGACGCGAACCTGGCCGAGGCCCATGGTGGTCTCGCAACGATCAAGATGATGCACGATTGGGACTGGGCGGGGATGGAGGCGGAGTACCAGCGGGCGATCGATCTCGCACCGGGCAACGCCAATCTGCTAGGAGGGGCGGCAACCGCGTTCGGTGTGGTGGGCCGCTTCGAGGAAGCTGTGGCGCTGTTTCGCCGGGCACTCGAGGTCGATCCTCTGAGTGCGGGGAATTGGGTACTCCTTGGCTGCACCTTGTTGAATGCCGGCAGGCTGGAGGAGGCGGAGGCAGCCCTCAAGAAGGGCGTGGAGCTGAACCCGGGGTATGCGGGAGCATTCTCGTTCCTCGGTCGCGTCTATCTGTCCGAGGGGCGGCCAGCTGCGGCCCTTGTGGAGGTGCAGCGGGAGACCCAACCCGTTTGGCGCCTTCAGGGGCTCGCTTTGGTCCATCACGCTCTGGGGCGGAAAAAAGAGGCTGACGCGGCGCTCGCGGAGCTGGTCGAAAGGTTCCAAAACGATTGGGCCGTCCAGATTGCCGAGGCGTACGCGTTCCGGGGTGAGACCGACCGTGCGTTCGAGTGGCTGGAGCGGGCCTTTGTGCAGCATGAGCCGGGGCTCCCGTGGGTGAAGACGAGCACCTCCTTCAAAAGTCTCCAGAGCGACCCGCGATACGCCGCTTTCCTCGAGAGGTTGGGCTTGCCGCTCTAG